Proteins found in one Sphingobacteriales bacterium genomic segment:
- a CDS encoding PspC family transcriptional regulator, translating to MESVEKIREYIEPKAFGVCSYLGEKIGIASAQVRLFFIYTTFISNWSPLIIYLILAFWLNLRNYIGSFRSNNIRDL from the coding sequence ATGGAATCTGTTGAAAAAATACGCGAATACATTGAACCGAAAGCTTTCGGAGTTTGTTCGTATTTGGGTGAAAAAATAGGAATTGCTTCTGCTCAGGTGCGCCTTTTTTTCATTTATACCACTTTTATCAGCAATTGGTCGCCTTTGATTATATACCTTATTTTAGCTTTTTGGTTAAATTTACGCAATTATATCGGCTCTTTTCGCTCCAATAATATCCGCGATTTATAG
- a CDS encoding thioredoxin family protein has product MILRKKHHIASWIMIALISVVACKNTPAETATPPAAAATTTNSNEAVPAPAAAPTTTTAAATTPTTADATQIQWISPEQLEAAAQKEPRKVLVDLYTDWCGWCKKLDKQTFSHPHIGNYVNQKFYAVKMNAENPNDITFKGQTYHFRPAGGGGGHGGVVWGGGGRGPPTVAFLDENYNASMLLRVFVCQRNSMPCSNTSAKIIIKNNLLTLFPPVLNRKFRSCLGFFFDQFANKNSNKSN; this is encoded by the coding sequence ATGATATTAAGAAAAAAACACCATATTGCGAGCTGGATAATGATAGCCCTGATAAGTGTGGTTGCCTGCAAAAACACACCTGCCGAAACTGCCACACCACCTGCCGCTGCTGCCACTACCACCAATTCCAACGAAGCAGTCCCCGCTCCTGCTGCTGCACCGACAACAACAACCGCCGCCGCCACAACGCCGACCACCGCCGATGCCACCCAAATACAATGGATAAGCCCCGAACAATTGGAAGCCGCCGCTCAAAAAGAGCCGCGTAAAGTATTGGTAGATTTATACACAGATTGGTGCGGTTGGTGTAAAAAATTAGACAAACAAACTTTTTCGCACCCGCATATCGGCAATTATGTCAATCAAAAATTTTATGCCGTAAAAATGAATGCCGAAAACCCGAATGATATTACTTTCAAAGGACAAACGTATCACTTTCGTCCTGCCGGAGGGGGCGGGGGCCACGGGGGCGTGGTCTGGGGGGGGGGGGGCAGGGGCCCCCCTACCGTAGCTTTTTTAGACGAAAACTACAACGCATCAATGCTTTTGCGGGTTTTCGTATGCCAGCGCAATTCGATGCCCTGCTCAAATACATCGGCGAAAATCATTATCAAAAACAATCTTTTGACGCTTTTTCCGCCGGTTTTAAATCGGAAATTTAGAAGTTGTTTAGGTTTTTTTTTTGACCAATTTGCGAATAAAAATAGCAATAAAAGCAATTAG
- a CDS encoding Omp28-related outer membrane protein codes for MLALCLGMVACEEKAPFIDLSVPTNNLPAEVVSLESEIATPQEKKVLMEEFSGVKCVNCPDGAAEIASIKAALGEEKVVSVTLHTTNLAEPIAGSSTQDFRTPEASTLLSYFNVFGLPAVVIDRFKFDDIFDIALYQNAPWQPYVESRLAVATPINVSINESGYEADSAAIWAQVQIDFTQAVSEDVKLSVYLTEDNITDAQEFPGEVIDVNYVHRHVVRAMLTPAQGVLLVGSNAEKPAGQRVIRNLRIKNVSSAWNLDNCEIVAVVHGSSDNKTAFQVAKAHLEH; via the coding sequence TTGCTTGCTCTTTGTTTGGGTATGGTTGCTTGTGAAGAAAAAGCACCTTTTATAGACCTGAGCGTACCTACCAACAATTTACCCGCAGAAGTGGTGAGCCTTGAAAGCGAAATTGCCACGCCACAAGAAAAAAAAGTGCTGATGGAGGAGTTTTCGGGCGTAAAATGTGTGAATTGCCCCGATGGTGCTGCCGAAATAGCAAGCATCAAAGCGGCTTTGGGCGAAGAAAAAGTGGTGTCGGTGACCTTGCACACCACCAATCTGGCAGAACCCATAGCAGGGAGCAGTACGCAAGATTTTCGCACACCCGAAGCATCAACTTTGTTGTCGTATTTTAATGTGTTCGGTTTGCCGGCAGTGGTGATAGACCGCTTTAAATTTGACGATATTTTTGATATAGCATTGTATCAAAATGCTCCTTGGCAGCCTTATGTAGAAAGCCGTTTGGCGGTAGCCACACCCATCAATGTGAGCATCAACGAAAGCGGCTACGAAGCCGACTCTGCCGCAATATGGGCGCAGGTGCAGATAGATTTTACGCAAGCCGTGAGCGAAGATGTAAAATTGAGTGTATATCTTACGGAAGATAATATCACCGATGCGCAGGAATTTCCGGGTGAAGTGATAGATGTCAATTATGTGCATCGTCATGTAGTGCGGGCGATGCTCACACCGGCGCAGGGTGTGTTGTTGGTGGGCAGCAATGCAGAAAAACCCGCCGGACAGCGTGTTATTCGCAATTTACGCATCAAAAATGTGTCTTCTGCCTGGAATTTGGATAATTGCGAAATCGTAGCCGTAGTGCATGGCAGCAGCGACAACAAAACTGCATTTCAGGTGGCAAAAGCGCATTTGGAGCATTGA
- a CDS encoding peptide-methionine (S)-S-oxide reductase: protein MEEIFEQIIGVDEVISGYTGGAEANPTYKAVGSGSTGHAEAIEI from the coding sequence ATGGAAGAAATTTTTGAGCAGATTATCGGCGTTGATGAAGTGATTTCGGGATATACGGGCGGCGCAGAGGCAAATCCCACCTACAAAGCGGTGGGCAGTGGCAGCACCGGACACGCAGAAGCCATAGAAATTTAA
- a CDS encoding peptide-methionine (S)-S-oxide reductase — translation MGKQYRSAIFYKSEAEQKAALRYIEELEAQKLFTKKIAVEVLPYRNFYPAEAYHQNYARLNPADHYVQAVSLPRCQNALAHFPELVKPDKKKNSEK, via the coding sequence ATTGGCAAGCAGTATCGTTCTGCCATTTTTTATAAAAGCGAAGCCGAACAAAAAGCCGCACTTCGCTACATTGAGGAGTTGGAGGCACAAAAATTATTTACAAAAAAAATAGCGGTGGAAGTATTGCCTTACCGCAATTTTTATCCCGCCGAAGCCTATCATCAAAATTATGCACGCCTCAATCCCGCCGACCACTATGTGCAGGCGGTGTCTTTGCCGCGCTGCCAAAATGCACTCGCCCATTTTCCGGAATTGGTGAAACCCGACAAGAAAAAAAACAGTGAAAAATAA
- a CDS encoding outer membrane lipoprotein carrier protein LolA: MIRYFINAALLMILCSTNIWAQYDPAAKKILDATAKKFRTHNSVKADFTVAVENKDADIQEQYKGKLYMQSCSFRLETPELEQFSDGSTTWTYLKENKEIQITENTGDNAELSPHSYLRFTKTATNTKCALLSKCGELSVMK, encoded by the coding sequence ATGATACGTTATTTCATCAATGCCGCACTACTGATGATTTTGTGCAGTACGAATATATGGGCGCAATACGACCCTGCTGCCAAAAAAATTTTAGATGCTACTGCCAAAAAATTCAGAACCCACAACAGCGTCAAAGCAGATTTTACAGTGGCTGTAGAGAATAAAGATGCAGATATTCAGGAACAATACAAAGGCAAATTGTATATGCAGTCGTGCAGTTTTCGTTTGGAAACACCCGAATTGGAGCAATTTTCGGACGGTAGCACTACGTGGACGTATTTGAAGGAAAACAAAGAAATTCAGATTACCGAAAATACAGGAGATAATGCCGAATTGTCGCCGCACAGTTATTTACGATTTACGAAGACGGCTACAAATACCAAATGCGCCCTGCTATCAAAGTGCGGGGAATTGTCTGTGATGAAATAG